A single region of the Cucumis melo cultivar AY chromosome 3, USDA_Cmelo_AY_1.0, whole genome shotgun sequence genome encodes:
- the LOC103496416 gene encoding chorismate synthase, chloroplastic: MASSLSSKPFLGSSRTEGFSGLTSLSTDLSKLSFSAVKISVGSRNAKKLQIKAAGSTFGNYFRVTTYGESHGGGVGCVIDGCPPRRPISEADLQVELDRRRPGQSRITTPRKETDTCRILSGVTNGVTTGTPIHVFVPNTDQRGHDYSEMSIAYRPSHADATYDMKYGIRAVEGGGRSSARETIGRVAAGAVAKKILKELAGTEVLAYVSQVYKVVLPEGVVDHETLSMEQIESNIVRCPDPEYAEKMIAAIDAVRVRGESIGGVVTCIVKNCPPGLGSPVFDKLEAEFAKAVLSLPASKGFEIGSGFGGTFLTGSEHNDPFYLDENGRIRTVTNRSGGIQGGISNGEIISMRVAFKPTATIGKKQNTVTRDKKEVELIARGRHDPCVVPRAVPMVEAMVALVLMDQLMAQHGQCNLFPINSDLQSPIEPKVGVSKTTV; encoded by the exons atggCTTCCTCTCTTTCGTCTAAACCGTTTCTGGGTTCTTCCAGAACCGAAGGCTTCTCTGGATTGACCTCTCTCTCTACAGATCTTTCCAAGCTTTCCTTTTCCGCCGTTAAAATCTCAGTTGGGTCCCGAAACGCGAAGAAGCTGC AGATAAAAGCTGCTGGTAGTACATTTGGAAATTACTTTCGTGTTACAACCTATGGAGAATCTCATGGAGGTGGAGTTGGCTGTGTGATTGATGGATGTCCTCCACGTCGCCCAATTTCGGAAGCTGATTTGCAAGTGGAGCTTGACAGAAG GAGACCAGGTCAGAGTAGAATTACCACTCCAAGGAAAGAGACCGATACATGTCGGATACTTTCAGGAGTCACTAATG GAGTTACTACTGGAACACCAATTCACGTATTTGTACCAAATACCGATCAGAGAGGACAT GATTATAGTGAAATGTCAATAGCCTATAGGCCTTCTCATGCCGATGCCACATATGACATGAAATATGGAATTCGAGCTGTTGAG GGTGGTGGCAGATCTTCAGCCAGGGAAACCATTGGGAGGGTTGCTGCTGGAGCTGTTGCTAAGAAAATTTTGAAGGAACTAGCAGGAACTGAG GTACTTGCTTATGTATCTCAAGTCTACAAGGTTGTACTGCCCGAGGGTGTGGTTGATCATGAAACTTTGTCAATGGAGCAG ATTGAGAGCAACATAGTCAGGTGCCCAGATCCTGAATATGCTGAGAAAATGATTGCTGCCATCGACGCTGTTCGTGTGAGGGGGGAATCAATTGGTGGTGTGGTCACATGCATTGTGAAGAACTGTCCACCT GGGCTTGGTTCACCAGTTTTTGACAAACTTGAAGCTGAGTTTGCTAAAGCTGTTTTGTCATTACCAGCATCGAAGGGCTTTGAAATTGGCAGTGGATTCGGAG GTACATTTTTAACTGGCAGTGAACATAACGATCCATTCTATTTAGATGAGAATGGAAGAATTAGAACAGTTACAAACCGCTCTGGTGGAATACAG GGAGGTATATCTAATGGAGAAATCATAAGCATGAGGGTAGCTTTTAAGCCAACAGCTACCATTGGG AAAAAGCAGAATACAGTTACCAGAGATAAGAAAGAGGTTGAACTGATTGCTCGTGGTCGTCACGACCCTTGTGTCGTCCCAAGAG CTGTGCCTATGGTTGAAGCTATGGTAGCTCTAGTTCTTATGGACCAGTTGATGGCACAGCATGGACAATGCAATCTGTTCCCAATCAATTCAGACCTGCAGTCACCAATCGAACCAAAAGTTGGGGTTTCGAAAACGACTGTTTGA